A window of Patagioenas fasciata isolate bPatFas1 chromosome 5, bPatFas1.hap1, whole genome shotgun sequence contains these coding sequences:
- the INF2 gene encoding inverted formin-2 isoform X3 codes for MSVKKEGAHKKWAALKEKLGPQETDQSEANLENAEPELCIRLLQMPSVVNYSGLKKRLENSDDTWMVQFLELCGLDLLLEALDRLSGRGVARISDALLQLTCINCVRAVMNSHKGIEYIVSNEGYVRKLFQALDTTNVMVKKQVFELLAALCIYSSDGHALALDALDHYKSVKNQQYRFSVIMNELSNTDNVPYMVTLLSAINAIIVGKEELRTRTQIRNEFIGLQLLDILDKLRDIEEEDLLIQCDTFEEFKIEDDEELLKICDGINMNDHHEVFSSLFNKVSRSPVSIQLLSILQSLLHLEPSHHSSLLLWESLDAVVNRALLLANDIQANTVEEVIERLLSIKKHPNKQKQAENQLSGSANGSIQAELKPCLRTARTPAGSSNPTKTPAPSSGPPTNEKNISSSQFTGCSALPETSNPPPNAAPAQAPPPAPPPPPPSGTAAVTPTSPMMNAPPAPPLPGVPLPPPSLPGMEGIPPPPPPLPSMGSIPPPPPPLPGMVGIPPPPPPLPGMVSIPPPPPPLPGMGGIPPPPPPLPGMSGIPPPPPPLPGMGGIPPPPPLLPGMAGDHIEAVVASQVSCPLGLGRPPRKAVKTPTLRMKKLNWQKLPSNVVRESHSMWASVSSSSEETIEPNYTSIEQLFCFPQPTPKEKTAAPVKAEPKEITFLDSKKSLNLNIFLKQFKCSNEEVVAMVQNGDRTKFDVEVLKQLLKLLPEKHEIENLKAFKEEKSKLANADQFYLLLLQIPSYQLRIECMLICEETTVVLDMIQPKAEAIRRACEDLLNSHRLPLFCQLILKVGNFLNYGSHTGDADGFKISTLLKLTETKANQTRITLLHHILEEVENRHTDLLELPKDLEYVSKAAGINLDIIRTESSTNLKKLLELQRKVLSSSDNVKQQYEKPIQDSIDASRKLEEEFETIERKREELANYLCEDPSKLSLEDIFSTMKTFRDLFIRALKENKDRKEQAAKAEKRKKQLEEEEGKRQKGENGKVIKKGMVKQEEVCVIDALLADIRKGFTLRKTKNRHESDAIPKTLPAESPEESQSGKSIKDPQAAEEQIDYEAKPNDNGHPSQSTPTSTTALMEMGGEVTNASASNHVLSKNKAGGNLPPESQMEIPSVSLVETDGTSQPMQGARMEQAESWASLQPSTKSGSIAFSAANVGMGIRFVSSGSGAALKDQLNGSIPEGQDKEYPADGSESDRMVQEPETQLSKAGVDSGSVQSAPCDEAHQAELKEMAKENEDPGTDSLLDTSQEKSFSEEPATDSSCSATLPPEHSHTDREKQRPPGKRRKKKRHSKNYSAEVETDTGDNKTKKGCVVQ; via the exons ATGTCAGTCAAAAAGGAAGGTGCCCACAAGAAGTGGGCTGCCCTAAAGGAAAAACTCGGACCCCAGGAGACTGACCAGTCGGAGGCCAACCTGGAAAATGCAGAACCGGAGCTGTGCATCCGTCTCCTGCAAATGCCATCAGTGGTGAATTACTCCGGGCTGAAGAAGCGGCTGGAGAACAGTGATGATACCTGGATGGTCCAGTTCCTGGAGCTGTGTGGTCTCGACCTCCTCCTGGAGGCCCTGGACAGGCTGTCTGGGCGAGGAGTGGCCAGGATTTCTGATGCCTTGCTTCAGCTCACCTGCATTAACTGTGTGCGAGCGGTCATGAACTCACACAAAGGCATCGAATACATTGTGAGCAACGAGGGCTATGTCAGGAAACTCTTCCAAG CACTCGACACAACTAATGTCATGGTCAAAAAGCAAGTATTTGAGCTCCTGGCTGCACTGTGCATTTACTCATCAGATGGCCACGCTTTGGCTTTGGATGCCCTGGACCATTACAAG AGTGTGAAAAACCAGCAGTATCGATTCAGCGTCATAATGAACGAGCTCTCCAATACAGATAACGTGCCATACATGGTGACACTGCTGAGTGCTATCAATGCCATCATAGTGGGGAAAGAAGAGCTAAGAACAAGGACACAGATCAGAAACGAGTTCATAG GGCTTCAGTTGTTGGATATTTTAGACAAGCTAAG AGACATAGAGGAGGAGGATCTGCTTATCCAGTGTGACACATTTGAGGAGTTCAAGATAGAAGATgatgaggaattattaaagataTGTGATGGGATAAACATGAACGATCACCATGAAGTCTTTTCATCTCTCTTCAATAAA GTGAGCCGGTCTCCAGTCTCCATCCAGCTGCTGTCCATCCTTCAGAGCCTGTTGCACTTGGAACCATCTCATCACTCCAGCCTCCTGCTGTGGGAGTCCTTGGACGCAGTAGTGAACAGAGCCCTTTTGCTTGCAAATGACA TCCAAGCAAACACAGTTGAAGAAGTCATCGAGAGGCTGCTGTCTATCAAGAAACATCCAAACAAGCAAAAGCAAGCTGAAAACCAGCTGTCTGGGAGTGCAAATGGAAGCATCCAGGCTGAGCTGAAGCCATGTCTACGTACAGCTCGGACCCCAGCAGGATCATCAAACCCCACCAAGACACCAGCACCTTCCTCAGGGCCACCTACCAATGAAAAGAATATCTCATCCTCCCAGTTCACAGgctgctctgctttgccagagacATCTAACCCTCCACCTAATGCTGCTCCTGCCCAGGCACCTCCACCCGCACCACCTCCACCCCCTCCCTCTGGCACAGCAGCTGTGACCCCCACATCTCCCATGATGAATGCACCTCCAGCCCCTCCACTCCCTGGTGTCCCTTTACCCCCACCCTCATTGCCCGGCATGGAAGGTATCCCCCCGCCTCCACCCCCATTGCCCAGCATGGGGAGcatccctcctcctccacccccatTGCCTGGCATGGTGGGTatccctcctcctccacccccatTGCCTGGCATGGTGAGTatccctcctcctccacccccatTGCCTGGCATGGGGGGCATCCCTCCCCCTCCGCCCCCATTGCCTGGCATGAGTGGCAtccctccccctccacccccattGCCTGGTATGGGAGGcatccctcctcctccacccctcCTGCCCGGCATGGCAGGAGATCATATAGAAGCTGTAGTGGCCTCCCAGGTCAGCTGCCCTCTTGGCTTGGGCAGACCTCCCCGTAAGGCAGTGAAGACACCAACATTGAGAATGAAGAAGCTGAACTGGCAGAAGCTGCCCTCCAATGTGGTGAGAG aAAGTCACTCAATGTGGGCTTCAGTGAGCAGCAGCAGTGAGGAAACTATAGAGCCCAATTACACAAGCATTGAGCAGCTGTTTTGCTTTCCACAACCAACCCCCAAGGAGAAAACGGCTGCACCAGTGAAGGCAGAACCCAAGGAG ATCACATTTTTGGACTCCAAGAAAAGTCTCAATTTGAACATATTTTTGAAGCAATTTAAATG ctccaacGAAGAGGTGGTTGCCATGGTGCAGAATGGAGACCGGACCAAATTCGATGTTGAGGTTCTTAAGCAATTGCTGAAACTGCTGCCTGAAAAGCATGAG ATAGAAAACTTGAAGGCCTTCAAAGAAGAGAAATCCAAGCTAGCAAATGCAGACCAGTTTTATCTTCTCCTCCTTCAGATTCCCAG CTACCAGCTGCGCATTGAATGTATGCTGATCTGTGAAGAGACCACTGTTGTGCTGGACATGATTCAGCCGAAAGCTGAAGCCATCCGGAGAGCCTGCGAAG ATCTTCTGAACAGTCATCGCCTGCCACTTTTTTGTCAACTGATTCTCAAAGTTGGAAACTTTCTGAACTAT GGAAGTCACACGGGCGATGCCGATGGGTTTAAAATCAGCACTTTACTCAAACTAAcagaaaccaaagcaaaccaaacccgcATTACGCTGCTCCATCACATTCTGGAG GAAGTAGAAAACAGACACACGGACCTACTGGAACTGCCAAAGGATCTTGAATATGTATCAAAAGCAGCAGG AATTAATCTTGATATTATACGCACGGAGTCCAGCACCAATTTAAAGAAGTTGCTGGAGCTTCAGCGAAAAGTCTTATCATCAAGCGACAATGTGAAACAACAGTATGAGAAACCTATACAG GATAGCATTGATGCCTCCAGAAAGCTGGAAGAAGAATTTGAAACTattgagaggaagagagaagaactTGCAAATTATCTCTGTGAAGATCCAAGCAAGTTGTCCTTAGAGGACATATTCAGCACCATGAAGACCTTCAGAGACCTCTTCATCCGAGCCCTGAAG GAAAACAAGGACAGAAAGGAGCAAGCTGCCaaagcagagaagaggaagaaacagctggaagaggaagaggggaagagacaGAAGGGAGAAAATGGAAAAGTCA TTAAGAAGGGGATGGTGAAGCAGGAGGAGGTGTGTGTCATCGATGCACTGCTAGCCGACATCAGGAAAGGGTTCACACTGAGGAAGACAAAGAACAGACACGAGTCGGATGCAATTCCTAAAACCTTGCCTGCAGAGAGCCCAGAGGAGAGCCAGTCTG GAAAGAGCATTAAGGATCCACAAGCAGCAGAAGAGCAGATTGATTATGAGGCCAAGCCAAATGACAATGGTCATCCCTCACAAAGCACTCCCACCTCAACCACTGCCCTGATGGAGATGGGTGGAGAAGTTACAAATGCCTCAGCTTCAAACCATGTGTTATCTAAAAACAAAGCTGGAGGAAATTTGCCGCCAGAGTCCCAGATGGAAATCCCCTCAGTAAGTTTGGTGGAAACTGATGGGACCAGTCAGCCCATGCAGGGTGCCAGGATGGAGCAGGCAGAGAGCTGGGCAAGCCTCCAGCCAAGCACAAAGAGCGGATCCATTGCCTTCTCTGCAGCTAACGTAGGCATGGGGATAAGGTTTGTGAGCAGCGGTTCAGGTGCTGCTCTAAAAGACCAACTCAATGGATCCATCCCAGAAGGGCAGGACAAGGAATACCCAGCTGATGGGTCAGAGAGCgacaggatggtgcaggagcCAGAAACCCAGTTGAGCAAGGCTGGAGTTGACTCTGGCAGTGTTCAGTCTGCTCCCTGTGATGAGGCTCATCAGGCGGAGTTGAAAGAGATGGCGAAGGAAAATGAAGACCCTGGAACAGACTCACTGTTGGACACCTCCCAAGAGAAGTCCTTCTCAGAGGAACCAGCCACTGACTCCTCGTGTTCAGCGACGCTCCCCCCGGAGCACAGTCACACCGACAGGGAAAAGCAGAGGCCACCTGGAAAacggaggaagaagaagaggcaCAGCAAAAACTACTCAG CAGAGGTTGAGACTGATACTGgagataataaaacaaaaaaaggttgtGTGGTACAATGA
- the INF2 gene encoding inverted formin-2 isoform X7 — MKAAADKSFTMSVKKEGAHKKWAALKEKLGPQETDQSEANLENAEPELCIRLLQMPSVVNYSGLKKRLENSDDTWMVQFLELCGLDLLLEALDRLSGRGVARISDALLQLTCINCVRAVMNSHKGIEYIVSNEGYVRKLFQALDTTNVMVKKQVFELLAALCIYSSDGHALALDALDHYKSVKNQQYRFSVIMNELSNTDNVPYMVTLLSAINAIIVGKEELRTRTQIRNEFIGLQLLDILDKLR; from the exons gACAAATCATTCACAATGTCAGTCAAAAAGGAAGGTGCCCACAAGAAGTGGGCTGCCCTAAAGGAAAAACTCGGACCCCAGGAGACTGACCAGTCGGAGGCCAACCTGGAAAATGCAGAACCGGAGCTGTGCATCCGTCTCCTGCAAATGCCATCAGTGGTGAATTACTCCGGGCTGAAGAAGCGGCTGGAGAACAGTGATGATACCTGGATGGTCCAGTTCCTGGAGCTGTGTGGTCTCGACCTCCTCCTGGAGGCCCTGGACAGGCTGTCTGGGCGAGGAGTGGCCAGGATTTCTGATGCCTTGCTTCAGCTCACCTGCATTAACTGTGTGCGAGCGGTCATGAACTCACACAAAGGCATCGAATACATTGTGAGCAACGAGGGCTATGTCAGGAAACTCTTCCAAG CACTCGACACAACTAATGTCATGGTCAAAAAGCAAGTATTTGAGCTCCTGGCTGCACTGTGCATTTACTCATCAGATGGCCACGCTTTGGCTTTGGATGCCCTGGACCATTACAAG AGTGTGAAAAACCAGCAGTATCGATTCAGCGTCATAATGAACGAGCTCTCCAATACAGATAACGTGCCATACATGGTGACACTGCTGAGTGCTATCAATGCCATCATAGTGGGGAAAGAAGAGCTAAGAACAAGGACACAGATCAGAAACGAGTTCATAG GGCTTCAGTTGTTGGATATTTTAGACAAGCTAAGGTAA
- the INF2 gene encoding inverted formin-2 isoform X1, with protein sequence MKAAADKSFTMSVKKEGAHKKWAALKEKLGPQETDQSEANLENAEPELCIRLLQMPSVVNYSGLKKRLENSDDTWMVQFLELCGLDLLLEALDRLSGRGVARISDALLQLTCINCVRAVMNSHKGIEYIVSNEGYVRKLFQALDTTNVMVKKQVFELLAALCIYSSDGHALALDALDHYKSVKNQQYRFSVIMNELSNTDNVPYMVTLLSAINAIIVGKEELRTRTQIRNEFIGLQLLDILDKLRDIEEEDLLIQCDTFEEFKIEDDEELLKICDGINMNDHHEVFSSLFNKVSRSPVSIQLLSILQSLLHLEPSHHSSLLLWESLDAVVNRALLLANDIQANTVEEVIERLLSIKKHPNKQKQAENQLSGSANGSIQAELKPCLRTARTPAGSSNPTKTPAPSSGPPTNEKNISSSQFTGCSALPETSNPPPNAAPAQAPPPAPPPPPPSGTAAVTPTSPMMNAPPAPPLPGVPLPPPSLPGMEGIPPPPPPLPSMGSIPPPPPPLPGMVGIPPPPPPLPGMVSIPPPPPPLPGMGGIPPPPPPLPGMSGIPPPPPPLPGMGGIPPPPPLLPGMAGDHIEAVVASQVSCPLGLGRPPRKAVKTPTLRMKKLNWQKLPSNVVRESHSMWASVSSSSEETIEPNYTSIEQLFCFPQPTPKEKTAAPVKAEPKEITFLDSKKSLNLNIFLKQFKCSNEEVVAMVQNGDRTKFDVEVLKQLLKLLPEKHEIENLKAFKEEKSKLANADQFYLLLLQIPSYQLRIECMLICEETTVVLDMIQPKAEAIRRACEDLLNSHRLPLFCQLILKVGNFLNYGSHTGDADGFKISTLLKLTETKANQTRITLLHHILEEVENRHTDLLELPKDLEYVSKAAGINLDIIRTESSTNLKKLLELQRKVLSSSDNVKQQYEKPIQDSIDASRKLEEEFETIERKREELANYLCEDPSKLSLEDIFSTMKTFRDLFIRALKENKDRKEQAAKAEKRKKQLEEEEGKRQKGENGKVIKKGMVKQEEVCVIDALLADIRKGFTLRKTKNRHESDAIPKTLPAESPEESQSGKSIKDPQAAEEQIDYEAKPNDNGHPSQSTPTSTTALMEMGGEVTNASASNHVLSKNKAGGNLPPESQMEIPSVSLVETDGTSQPMQGARMEQAESWASLQPSTKSGSIAFSAANVGMGIRFVSSGSGAALKDQLNGSIPEGQDKEYPADGSESDRMVQEPETQLSKAGVDSGSVQSAPCDEAHQAELKEMAKENEDPGTDSLLDTSQEKSFSEEPATDSSCSATLPPEHSHTDREKQRPPGKRRKKKRHSKNYSAEVETDTGDNKTKKGCVVQ encoded by the exons gACAAATCATTCACAATGTCAGTCAAAAAGGAAGGTGCCCACAAGAAGTGGGCTGCCCTAAAGGAAAAACTCGGACCCCAGGAGACTGACCAGTCGGAGGCCAACCTGGAAAATGCAGAACCGGAGCTGTGCATCCGTCTCCTGCAAATGCCATCAGTGGTGAATTACTCCGGGCTGAAGAAGCGGCTGGAGAACAGTGATGATACCTGGATGGTCCAGTTCCTGGAGCTGTGTGGTCTCGACCTCCTCCTGGAGGCCCTGGACAGGCTGTCTGGGCGAGGAGTGGCCAGGATTTCTGATGCCTTGCTTCAGCTCACCTGCATTAACTGTGTGCGAGCGGTCATGAACTCACACAAAGGCATCGAATACATTGTGAGCAACGAGGGCTATGTCAGGAAACTCTTCCAAG CACTCGACACAACTAATGTCATGGTCAAAAAGCAAGTATTTGAGCTCCTGGCTGCACTGTGCATTTACTCATCAGATGGCCACGCTTTGGCTTTGGATGCCCTGGACCATTACAAG AGTGTGAAAAACCAGCAGTATCGATTCAGCGTCATAATGAACGAGCTCTCCAATACAGATAACGTGCCATACATGGTGACACTGCTGAGTGCTATCAATGCCATCATAGTGGGGAAAGAAGAGCTAAGAACAAGGACACAGATCAGAAACGAGTTCATAG GGCTTCAGTTGTTGGATATTTTAGACAAGCTAAG AGACATAGAGGAGGAGGATCTGCTTATCCAGTGTGACACATTTGAGGAGTTCAAGATAGAAGATgatgaggaattattaaagataTGTGATGGGATAAACATGAACGATCACCATGAAGTCTTTTCATCTCTCTTCAATAAA GTGAGCCGGTCTCCAGTCTCCATCCAGCTGCTGTCCATCCTTCAGAGCCTGTTGCACTTGGAACCATCTCATCACTCCAGCCTCCTGCTGTGGGAGTCCTTGGACGCAGTAGTGAACAGAGCCCTTTTGCTTGCAAATGACA TCCAAGCAAACACAGTTGAAGAAGTCATCGAGAGGCTGCTGTCTATCAAGAAACATCCAAACAAGCAAAAGCAAGCTGAAAACCAGCTGTCTGGGAGTGCAAATGGAAGCATCCAGGCTGAGCTGAAGCCATGTCTACGTACAGCTCGGACCCCAGCAGGATCATCAAACCCCACCAAGACACCAGCACCTTCCTCAGGGCCACCTACCAATGAAAAGAATATCTCATCCTCCCAGTTCACAGgctgctctgctttgccagagacATCTAACCCTCCACCTAATGCTGCTCCTGCCCAGGCACCTCCACCCGCACCACCTCCACCCCCTCCCTCTGGCACAGCAGCTGTGACCCCCACATCTCCCATGATGAATGCACCTCCAGCCCCTCCACTCCCTGGTGTCCCTTTACCCCCACCCTCATTGCCCGGCATGGAAGGTATCCCCCCGCCTCCACCCCCATTGCCCAGCATGGGGAGcatccctcctcctccacccccatTGCCTGGCATGGTGGGTatccctcctcctccacccccatTGCCTGGCATGGTGAGTatccctcctcctccacccccatTGCCTGGCATGGGGGGCATCCCTCCCCCTCCGCCCCCATTGCCTGGCATGAGTGGCAtccctccccctccacccccattGCCTGGTATGGGAGGcatccctcctcctccacccctcCTGCCCGGCATGGCAGGAGATCATATAGAAGCTGTAGTGGCCTCCCAGGTCAGCTGCCCTCTTGGCTTGGGCAGACCTCCCCGTAAGGCAGTGAAGACACCAACATTGAGAATGAAGAAGCTGAACTGGCAGAAGCTGCCCTCCAATGTGGTGAGAG aAAGTCACTCAATGTGGGCTTCAGTGAGCAGCAGCAGTGAGGAAACTATAGAGCCCAATTACACAAGCATTGAGCAGCTGTTTTGCTTTCCACAACCAACCCCCAAGGAGAAAACGGCTGCACCAGTGAAGGCAGAACCCAAGGAG ATCACATTTTTGGACTCCAAGAAAAGTCTCAATTTGAACATATTTTTGAAGCAATTTAAATG ctccaacGAAGAGGTGGTTGCCATGGTGCAGAATGGAGACCGGACCAAATTCGATGTTGAGGTTCTTAAGCAATTGCTGAAACTGCTGCCTGAAAAGCATGAG ATAGAAAACTTGAAGGCCTTCAAAGAAGAGAAATCCAAGCTAGCAAATGCAGACCAGTTTTATCTTCTCCTCCTTCAGATTCCCAG CTACCAGCTGCGCATTGAATGTATGCTGATCTGTGAAGAGACCACTGTTGTGCTGGACATGATTCAGCCGAAAGCTGAAGCCATCCGGAGAGCCTGCGAAG ATCTTCTGAACAGTCATCGCCTGCCACTTTTTTGTCAACTGATTCTCAAAGTTGGAAACTTTCTGAACTAT GGAAGTCACACGGGCGATGCCGATGGGTTTAAAATCAGCACTTTACTCAAACTAAcagaaaccaaagcaaaccaaacccgcATTACGCTGCTCCATCACATTCTGGAG GAAGTAGAAAACAGACACACGGACCTACTGGAACTGCCAAAGGATCTTGAATATGTATCAAAAGCAGCAGG AATTAATCTTGATATTATACGCACGGAGTCCAGCACCAATTTAAAGAAGTTGCTGGAGCTTCAGCGAAAAGTCTTATCATCAAGCGACAATGTGAAACAACAGTATGAGAAACCTATACAG GATAGCATTGATGCCTCCAGAAAGCTGGAAGAAGAATTTGAAACTattgagaggaagagagaagaactTGCAAATTATCTCTGTGAAGATCCAAGCAAGTTGTCCTTAGAGGACATATTCAGCACCATGAAGACCTTCAGAGACCTCTTCATCCGAGCCCTGAAG GAAAACAAGGACAGAAAGGAGCAAGCTGCCaaagcagagaagaggaagaaacagctggaagaggaagaggggaagagacaGAAGGGAGAAAATGGAAAAGTCA TTAAGAAGGGGATGGTGAAGCAGGAGGAGGTGTGTGTCATCGATGCACTGCTAGCCGACATCAGGAAAGGGTTCACACTGAGGAAGACAAAGAACAGACACGAGTCGGATGCAATTCCTAAAACCTTGCCTGCAGAGAGCCCAGAGGAGAGCCAGTCTG GAAAGAGCATTAAGGATCCACAAGCAGCAGAAGAGCAGATTGATTATGAGGCCAAGCCAAATGACAATGGTCATCCCTCACAAAGCACTCCCACCTCAACCACTGCCCTGATGGAGATGGGTGGAGAAGTTACAAATGCCTCAGCTTCAAACCATGTGTTATCTAAAAACAAAGCTGGAGGAAATTTGCCGCCAGAGTCCCAGATGGAAATCCCCTCAGTAAGTTTGGTGGAAACTGATGGGACCAGTCAGCCCATGCAGGGTGCCAGGATGGAGCAGGCAGAGAGCTGGGCAAGCCTCCAGCCAAGCACAAAGAGCGGATCCATTGCCTTCTCTGCAGCTAACGTAGGCATGGGGATAAGGTTTGTGAGCAGCGGTTCAGGTGCTGCTCTAAAAGACCAACTCAATGGATCCATCCCAGAAGGGCAGGACAAGGAATACCCAGCTGATGGGTCAGAGAGCgacaggatggtgcaggagcCAGAAACCCAGTTGAGCAAGGCTGGAGTTGACTCTGGCAGTGTTCAGTCTGCTCCCTGTGATGAGGCTCATCAGGCGGAGTTGAAAGAGATGGCGAAGGAAAATGAAGACCCTGGAACAGACTCACTGTTGGACACCTCCCAAGAGAAGTCCTTCTCAGAGGAACCAGCCACTGACTCCTCGTGTTCAGCGACGCTCCCCCCGGAGCACAGTCACACCGACAGGGAAAAGCAGAGGCCACCTGGAAAacggaggaagaagaagaggcaCAGCAAAAACTACTCAG CAGAGGTTGAGACTGATACTGgagataataaaacaaaaaaaggttgtGTGGTACAATGA
- the INF2 gene encoding inverted formin-2 isoform X5 yields MKAAADKSFTMSVKKEGAHKKWAALKEKLGPQETDQSEANLENAEPELCIRLLQMPSVVNYSGLKKRLENSDDTWMVQFLELCGLDLLLEALDRLSGRGVARISDALLQLTCINCVRAVMNSHKGIEYIVSNEGYVRKLFQALDTTNVMVKKQVFELLAALCIYSSDGHALALDALDHYKSVKNQQYRFSVIMNELSNTDNVPYMVTLLSAINAIIVGKEELRTRTQIRNEFIGLQLLDILDKLRDIEEEDLLIQCDTFEEFKIEDDEELLKICDGINMNDHHEVFSSLFNKVSRSPVSIQLLSILQSLLHLEPSHHSSLLLWESLDAVVNRALLLANDIQANTVEEVIERLLSIKKHPNKQKQAENQLSGSANGSIQAELKPCLRTARTPAGSSNPTKTPAPSSGPPTNEKNISSSQFTGCSALPETSNPPPNAAPAQAPPPAPPPPPPSGTAAVTPTSPMMNAPPAPPLPGVPLPPPSLPGMEGIPPPPPPLPSMGSIPPPPPPLPGMVGIPPPPPPLPGMVSIPPPPPPLPGMGGIPPPPPPLPGMSGIPPPPPPLPGMGGIPPPPPLLPGMAGDHIEAVVASQVSCPLGLGRPPRKAVKTPTLRMKKLNWQKLPSNVVRESHSMWASVSSSSEETIEPNYTSIEQLFCFPQPTPKEKTAAPVKAEPKELQRRGGCHGAEWRPDQIRC; encoded by the exons gACAAATCATTCACAATGTCAGTCAAAAAGGAAGGTGCCCACAAGAAGTGGGCTGCCCTAAAGGAAAAACTCGGACCCCAGGAGACTGACCAGTCGGAGGCCAACCTGGAAAATGCAGAACCGGAGCTGTGCATCCGTCTCCTGCAAATGCCATCAGTGGTGAATTACTCCGGGCTGAAGAAGCGGCTGGAGAACAGTGATGATACCTGGATGGTCCAGTTCCTGGAGCTGTGTGGTCTCGACCTCCTCCTGGAGGCCCTGGACAGGCTGTCTGGGCGAGGAGTGGCCAGGATTTCTGATGCCTTGCTTCAGCTCACCTGCATTAACTGTGTGCGAGCGGTCATGAACTCACACAAAGGCATCGAATACATTGTGAGCAACGAGGGCTATGTCAGGAAACTCTTCCAAG CACTCGACACAACTAATGTCATGGTCAAAAAGCAAGTATTTGAGCTCCTGGCTGCACTGTGCATTTACTCATCAGATGGCCACGCTTTGGCTTTGGATGCCCTGGACCATTACAAG AGTGTGAAAAACCAGCAGTATCGATTCAGCGTCATAATGAACGAGCTCTCCAATACAGATAACGTGCCATACATGGTGACACTGCTGAGTGCTATCAATGCCATCATAGTGGGGAAAGAAGAGCTAAGAACAAGGACACAGATCAGAAACGAGTTCATAG GGCTTCAGTTGTTGGATATTTTAGACAAGCTAAG AGACATAGAGGAGGAGGATCTGCTTATCCAGTGTGACACATTTGAGGAGTTCAAGATAGAAGATgatgaggaattattaaagataTGTGATGGGATAAACATGAACGATCACCATGAAGTCTTTTCATCTCTCTTCAATAAA GTGAGCCGGTCTCCAGTCTCCATCCAGCTGCTGTCCATCCTTCAGAGCCTGTTGCACTTGGAACCATCTCATCACTCCAGCCTCCTGCTGTGGGAGTCCTTGGACGCAGTAGTGAACAGAGCCCTTTTGCTTGCAAATGACA TCCAAGCAAACACAGTTGAAGAAGTCATCGAGAGGCTGCTGTCTATCAAGAAACATCCAAACAAGCAAAAGCAAGCTGAAAACCAGCTGTCTGGGAGTGCAAATGGAAGCATCCAGGCTGAGCTGAAGCCATGTCTACGTACAGCTCGGACCCCAGCAGGATCATCAAACCCCACCAAGACACCAGCACCTTCCTCAGGGCCACCTACCAATGAAAAGAATATCTCATCCTCCCAGTTCACAGgctgctctgctttgccagagacATCTAACCCTCCACCTAATGCTGCTCCTGCCCAGGCACCTCCACCCGCACCACCTCCACCCCCTCCCTCTGGCACAGCAGCTGTGACCCCCACATCTCCCATGATGAATGCACCTCCAGCCCCTCCACTCCCTGGTGTCCCTTTACCCCCACCCTCATTGCCCGGCATGGAAGGTATCCCCCCGCCTCCACCCCCATTGCCCAGCATGGGGAGcatccctcctcctccacccccatTGCCTGGCATGGTGGGTatccctcctcctccacccccatTGCCTGGCATGGTGAGTatccctcctcctccacccccatTGCCTGGCATGGGGGGCATCCCTCCCCCTCCGCCCCCATTGCCTGGCATGAGTGGCAtccctccccctccacccccattGCCTGGTATGGGAGGcatccctcctcctccacccctcCTGCCCGGCATGGCAGGAGATCATATAGAAGCTGTAGTGGCCTCCCAGGTCAGCTGCCCTCTTGGCTTGGGCAGACCTCCCCGTAAGGCAGTGAAGACACCAACATTGAGAATGAAGAAGCTGAACTGGCAGAAGCTGCCCTCCAATGTGGTGAGAG aAAGTCACTCAATGTGGGCTTCAGTGAGCAGCAGCAGTGAGGAAACTATAGAGCCCAATTACACAAGCATTGAGCAGCTGTTTTGCTTTCCACAACCAACCCCCAAGGAGAAAACGGCTGCACCAGTGAAGGCAGAACCCAAGGAG ctccaacGAAGAGGTGGTTGCCATGGTGCAGAATGGAGACCGGACCAAATTCGATGTTGA